One segment of Streptomyces sp. NBC_01463 DNA contains the following:
- a CDS encoding phosphotransferase, which translates to MLRRYPDAGEPLTCKPLAQGLLNHGYRVSTTRGSYFLKHHLDDTTGDRATIVRQHRATQRLQSLGVPVAPPVEDTEGGTVTEIGGRCYALHPWVDGLHRAGAQLTLAQSLRLGALLGAVHTGLEQVMDAGAGTRSGHASPDPADTFALIDELLTAARRRRPRDSFDELAEHRLQERRTLLEQHADRRPPAPDGPATGWVHGDFHPLNVLYRGADPVAILDWDRLGVQPRAEEAVRAAVIFFVLPAGELELGKVRAYARAYRRAAGAGADELAAAVHRVWWERLNDFWILRWRYCLNDRRADPQFPAVSALAVWWTREYEAVREAFTG; encoded by the coding sequence GTGCTCCGCCGCTACCCGGACGCGGGCGAGCCGCTCACCTGCAAGCCGCTCGCCCAGGGCCTGCTCAACCACGGTTACCGGGTGTCCACCACCCGCGGCTCGTACTTCCTCAAGCACCACCTGGACGACACCACGGGCGACCGGGCCACGATCGTCCGCCAGCACCGCGCCACCCAGCGCCTCCAGTCACTCGGTGTGCCCGTGGCCCCGCCCGTGGAGGACACCGAGGGCGGCACGGTCACCGAGATCGGCGGCCGCTGCTACGCCCTGCACCCCTGGGTCGACGGCCTGCACCGGGCCGGCGCGCAGCTCACCCTCGCCCAGTCGCTGCGGCTCGGGGCGCTGCTCGGCGCCGTACACACGGGACTGGAACAGGTGATGGACGCGGGGGCCGGGACCCGGTCCGGGCATGCCAGCCCCGATCCGGCCGACACCTTCGCGCTGATCGACGAGTTACTGACCGCCGCGCGCCGCCGCCGGCCCCGGGACTCCTTCGACGAACTGGCCGAACACCGGCTCCAGGAGCGGCGCACCCTGCTGGAACAGCACGCCGACCGCCGACCGCCCGCCCCGGACGGCCCGGCGACCGGCTGGGTGCACGGCGACTTCCACCCGCTGAACGTCCTCTACCGGGGCGCCGACCCGGTGGCGATCCTCGACTGGGACCGGCTCGGCGTGCAGCCGCGCGCGGAGGAGGCGGTGCGCGCCGCGGTCATCTTCTTCGTACTGCCGGCCGGGGAACTGGAACTGGGCAAGGTGCGGGCGTACGCGCGCGCCTACCGGCGGGCGGCCGGCGCGGGGGCCGACGAACTGGCCGCGGCGGTGCACCGGGTGTGGTGGGAGCGGCTCAACGACTTCTGGATACTGCGGTGGCGCTACTGCCTGAACGACCGAAGGGCCGACCCGCAGTTCCCTGCGGTGTCGGCCCTGGCGGTCTGGTGGACCCGTGAATACGAGGCGGTGCGCGAGGCGTTCACGGGGTGA
- a CDS encoding pyridoxamine 5'-phosphate oxidase family protein → MSSEELHAIELLGRVPYGRLATSMRALPILTVARHIVTDGRVFLRMHSGLGYHEACDGAVVAYGADNYNAATSAGSRDLWSVQFTGPARIVEPTCAQRKDFGPAPVEVNGEPFEPAYIRLDPHFVTVHTLDFHATPQIRNAA, encoded by the coding sequence ATGTCCTCCGAGGAACTCCACGCGATCGAACTGCTCGGCCGGGTCCCCTACGGCCGCCTGGCGACGAGCATGCGGGCCCTCCCGATCCTGACGGTGGCCCGGCACATCGTCACGGACGGCCGCGTCTTCCTGCGCATGCACAGCGGGCTCGGCTACCACGAGGCCTGCGACGGCGCGGTCGTCGCGTACGGGGCGGACAACTACAACGCGGCCACCTCGGCCGGCAGCCGCGACCTGTGGTCCGTGCAGTTCACCGGACCCGCCCGCATCGTCGAGCCGACCTGCGCCCAGCGCAAGGACTTCGGCCCCGCCCCCGTCGAGGTCAACGGGGAGCCCTTCGAACCGGCCTACATCCGGCTCGACCCGCACTTCGTCACTGTGCACACTCTGGACTTCCACGCAACTCCGCAGATCCGCAACGCAGCGTGA
- a CDS encoding response regulator transcription factor — MRKEGKITVFLLDDHEVVRRGVHELLSVEDDIEVVGEAGTAADALVRIPATRPDVAVLDVRLPDGSGVEVCREIRSQDESINCLMLTSYADDEALFDAIMAGAAGYVLKAIRGNELLNAVRDVAAGKSLLDPVATARVLERLRDGKKGRGDDKLAALTDQERKILDLIGEGLTNRVIGERLHLAEKTIKNYVSSLLSKLGMERRSQAAAYVARLQAEKR; from the coding sequence GTGCGCAAAGAAGGAAAAATCACTGTTTTTCTGCTGGATGACCACGAAGTCGTCCGCCGCGGAGTCCATGAGCTGCTTTCGGTCGAGGACGACATCGAGGTGGTCGGCGAGGCCGGTACGGCGGCGGACGCGCTGGTACGCATCCCCGCGACCCGGCCCGATGTGGCCGTCCTCGACGTACGGCTGCCGGACGGCAGCGGGGTGGAGGTCTGCCGCGAGATCCGTTCCCAGGACGAGTCCATCAACTGTCTGATGCTGACCTCGTACGCCGACGACGAGGCGCTTTTCGACGCGATCATGGCGGGCGCCGCCGGATATGTGCTCAAGGCGATCCGCGGCAATGAACTGCTGAATGCGGTACGGGACGTGGCGGCCGGAAAATCGCTGCTCGACCCGGTGGCCACCGCACGGGTGCTGGAGCGGCTGCGCGACGGCAAGAAGGGCCGCGGCGACGACAAACTCGCGGCCCTGACCGATCAGGAACGCAAGATCCTCGATCTGATCGGCGAGGGGCTGACGAACCGGGTGATCGGCGAACGGCTCCATCTCGCCGAGAAGACGATCAAGAACTACGTCTCCAGCCTGCTGTCCAAGCTGGGCATGGAACGCCGCTCGCAGGCCGCCGCCTATGTGGCACGGCTCCAGGCCGAGAAGCGCTGA
- the pdhA gene encoding pyruvate dehydrogenase (acetyl-transferring) E1 component subunit alpha, translating into MTVESTAAARKPRRSSKRTSAAKTPAKTQETSAPELVQLLTPEGERIEHPDYSIDLTADELRGLYRDMVLTRRFDAEATALQRQGELGLWASLLGQEAAQIGSGRALRDDDYVFPTYREHGVAWCRGVDPTNLLGMFRGVNHGGWDPNTNNFHLYTIVIGSQTLHATGYAMGVAKDGADSAVIAYFGDGASSQGDVAESFTFSAVYNAPVVFFCQNNQWAISEPTEKQTRVPLYQRAQGFGFPGVRVDGNDVLACLAVTRSALERARRGEGPTLVEAFTYRMGAHTTSDDPTKYRADEERASWEAKDPILRLRTYLEKEGVADEAFFTGLEEESETLGKRVREAVRAMPDPERLAIFDHAYADGSPLVDEERAQFAAYQASFAEEGK; encoded by the coding sequence GTGACCGTGGAGAGCACTGCTGCCGCGCGTAAACCGCGACGCAGCAGCAAGCGGACCAGCGCCGCGAAGACGCCCGCGAAGACGCAAGAGACTTCCGCGCCCGAGCTCGTACAGCTGCTGACGCCCGAGGGCGAGCGGATCGAGCACCCGGACTACTCGATCGACCTGACGGCGGACGAGCTGCGCGGTCTGTACCGGGACATGGTCCTGACCCGCCGCTTCGACGCCGAGGCCACCGCGCTGCAGCGTCAGGGCGAGCTGGGCCTGTGGGCCTCGCTGCTCGGCCAGGAGGCCGCGCAGATCGGTTCCGGCCGGGCCCTGCGCGACGACGACTACGTCTTCCCGACCTACCGCGAGCACGGTGTCGCCTGGTGCCGCGGGGTCGACCCGACCAATCTGCTCGGGATGTTCCGCGGTGTGAACCACGGCGGCTGGGACCCGAACACCAACAACTTCCACCTGTACACGATCGTCATCGGCTCGCAGACCCTGCACGCCACCGGTTACGCCATGGGTGTGGCCAAGGACGGCGCGGACTCGGCCGTGATCGCGTACTTCGGGGACGGCGCCTCCAGCCAGGGCGACGTCGCCGAGTCGTTCACCTTCTCCGCGGTCTACAACGCCCCGGTCGTGTTCTTCTGCCAGAACAACCAGTGGGCCATCTCCGAGCCGACCGAGAAGCAGACCCGGGTGCCGCTCTACCAGCGCGCCCAGGGCTTCGGCTTCCCCGGCGTCCGGGTCGACGGCAACGACGTGCTGGCCTGCCTGGCCGTCACCCGCTCCGCCCTGGAGCGCGCCCGCCGCGGCGAGGGCCCCACCCTCGTGGAGGCGTTCACCTACCGCATGGGCGCGCACACCACCTCCGACGACCCGACGAAGTACCGGGCCGACGAGGAGCGCGCCTCCTGGGAGGCCAAGGACCCGATCCTGCGCCTGCGCACCTACCTGGAGAAGGAGGGCGTCGCCGACGAGGCGTTCTTCACCGGTCTCGAGGAGGAGAGCGAGACCCTCGGCAAGCGCGTCCGCGAAGCGGTGCGGGCCATGCCCGACCCGGAGCGGCTGGCGATCTTCGACCACGCCTACGCCGACGGGAGCCCCCTCGTCGACGAGGAGCGCGCCCAGTTCGCCGCCTACCAGGCATCGTTCGCCGAGGAGGGCAAGTAG
- a CDS encoding alpha-ketoacid dehydrogenase subunit beta translates to MAVEKMSIAKALNESLRKALDTDPKVLIMGEDVGKLGGVFRITDGLQKDFGEDRVIDTPLAESGIVGTAIGLALRGYRPVVEIQFDGFVFPAYDQIVTQLAKMHARSLGKIKLPVVVRIPYGGGIGAVEHHSESPEALFAHVAGLKVVSPSNPSDAYWMMQQAVQSDDPIIFFEPKRRYWDKGEVDTESIPGQLHRASVARTGTDLTLVAYGPMVKVCLEAAAAAQEEGKSIEVVDLRSMSPIDFDAIQASVEKTRRLVVVHEAPVFYGSGAEIAARITERCFYHLEAPVLRVGGYHVPYPPARLEDEYLPGLDRVLDAVDRSLAY, encoded by the coding sequence ATGGCCGTGGAAAAGATGTCCATCGCGAAGGCGCTCAACGAGTCGCTGCGCAAGGCCCTCGACACCGACCCCAAGGTCCTCATCATGGGTGAGGACGTCGGAAAGCTGGGCGGTGTCTTCCGGATCACCGACGGGCTCCAGAAGGACTTCGGCGAGGACCGGGTCATCGACACCCCGCTCGCCGAGTCCGGCATCGTCGGCACGGCGATCGGTCTCGCCCTGCGCGGCTACCGGCCGGTCGTGGAGATCCAGTTCGACGGCTTCGTCTTCCCCGCGTACGACCAGATCGTCACGCAGCTCGCGAAGATGCACGCCCGCTCGCTCGGCAAGATCAAGCTGCCGGTCGTCGTGCGCATTCCGTACGGCGGCGGCATCGGCGCCGTGGAGCACCACTCCGAGTCGCCCGAGGCGCTGTTCGCGCACGTCGCGGGTCTGAAGGTGGTCTCCCCCTCGAACCCGTCGGACGCCTACTGGATGATGCAGCAGGCCGTCCAGAGCGACGACCCGATCATCTTCTTCGAGCCCAAGCGCCGCTACTGGGACAAGGGCGAGGTCGACACCGAGTCCATCCCCGGCCAGCTGCACCGCGCCTCCGTCGCCCGCACCGGCACGGACCTCACGCTCGTCGCGTACGGCCCGATGGTGAAGGTCTGCCTGGAGGCCGCCGCGGCCGCCCAGGAGGAGGGCAAGTCGATCGAGGTCGTGGACCTGCGCTCGATGTCCCCGATCGACTTCGACGCCATCCAGGCCTCGGTCGAGAAGACCCGCCGGCTCGTCGTGGTGCACGAGGCGCCGGTGTTCTACGGATCGGGTGCGGAGATCGCCGCCCGCATCACGGAGCGCTGCTTCTACCACCTGGAGGCACCCGTGCTGAGGGTCGGCGGCTACCACGTCCCGTACCCGCCGGCGCGGCTGGAGGACGAGTACCTGCCGGGTCTCGACCGCGTGCTCGACGCCGTCGACCGCTCGCTGGCGTACTGA
- a CDS encoding 2-oxo acid dehydrogenase subunit E2: MTTMTDTSNAARFREFKMPDVGEGLTEAEILKWFVQPGDTVTDGQVVCEVETAKAAVELPIPFDGVVHELRFPEGTTVDVGQVIIAVDVAPGSGDAAPAAPAAQPEAAPAPAAVAEPEPEAEAPKGRQPVLVGYGVAESSTKRRARKGTEAAPAAAAAAIQGEMNGHGTAAIPEARPLAKPPVRKLAKDLGIDLATVTPTGEGGVITREDVHAAATPAPVVEPVRTEAPVAAPAVAPAPVAAGARETRIPVKGVRKAIAQAMVGSAFTAPHVTEFVTVDVTRTMKLVAELKEDKELAGVRVNPLLIVAKALLVAIKRNPEVNAAWDEANQEIVQKHYVNLGIAAATPRGLIVPNIKDAHEQTLPQLAASLGELVATAREGKTSPAAMAGGTVTITNVGVFGVDTGTPILNPGESAILAVGAIKLQPWVHKGKVKPRQVTTLALSFDHRLVDGELGSKVLADVAAILEQPKRLITWA; this comes from the coding sequence GTGACAACGATGACCGACACTTCCAACGCTGCTCGCTTCCGTGAGTTCAAGATGCCCGACGTGGGCGAGGGACTGACCGAGGCCGAGATCCTCAAGTGGTTCGTCCAGCCCGGTGACACCGTCACCGACGGCCAGGTCGTCTGCGAGGTCGAGACGGCGAAGGCGGCCGTGGAGCTGCCGATCCCGTTCGACGGAGTGGTGCACGAGCTGCGCTTCCCCGAGGGCACGACCGTCGACGTCGGCCAGGTGATCATCGCCGTGGACGTGGCACCGGGTTCCGGTGACGCGGCCCCGGCGGCACCGGCCGCGCAGCCGGAGGCCGCGCCGGCACCCGCCGCTGTCGCGGAACCGGAGCCGGAGGCCGAGGCGCCCAAGGGGCGCCAGCCGGTCCTCGTCGGCTACGGCGTGGCCGAGTCCTCCACCAAGCGGCGCGCCCGCAAGGGCACGGAGGCGGCCCCCGCGGCCGCGGCTGCCGCGATCCAGGGCGAGATGAACGGCCACGGCACGGCCGCCATTCCCGAGGCCCGTCCGCTCGCCAAGCCGCCGGTCCGCAAGCTGGCCAAGGACCTGGGCATCGACCTGGCGACGGTCACCCCGACCGGCGAGGGCGGCGTCATCACCCGCGAGGACGTGCACGCGGCGGCGACGCCCGCGCCCGTCGTCGAGCCGGTGCGGACCGAGGCCCCGGTCGCGGCCCCGGCCGTGGCCCCCGCCCCGGTGGCGGCGGGTGCCCGCGAGACGCGCATCCCCGTCAAGGGCGTACGGAAGGCCATCGCGCAGGCGATGGTCGGCAGCGCGTTCACCGCGCCGCACGTCACGGAGTTCGTCACCGTGGACGTGACGCGCACGATGAAGCTCGTGGCGGAGCTCAAGGAGGACAAGGAGCTGGCCGGGGTGCGGGTCAACCCGCTCCTGATCGTCGCCAAGGCCCTCCTGGTCGCGATCAAGCGGAACCCCGAGGTCAACGCCGCCTGGGACGAGGCGAACCAGGAGATCGTGCAGAAGCACTACGTCAACCTGGGCATCGCCGCCGCGACCCCGCGCGGACTGATCGTGCCGAACATCAAGGACGCGCACGAGCAGACCCTGCCGCAGCTGGCGGCGTCCCTGGGCGAGCTGGTCGCCACGGCCCGCGAGGGCAAGACGTCCCCCGCGGCGATGGCGGGCGGCACGGTGACCATCACCAACGTCGGCGTCTTCGGCGTCGACACGGGTACGCCGATCCTGAACCCGGGCGAGTCCGCGATCCTCGCGGTCGGGGCGATCAAGCTCCAGCCCTGGGTCCACAAGGGCAAGGTGAAGCCCCGTCAGGTGACGACGCTGGCCCTGTCGTTCGACCACCGTCTGGTCGACGGCGAGCTCGGCTCGAAGGTCCTGGCGGACGTCGCCGCGATCCTGGAGCAGCCCAAGCGGCTGATCACCTGGGCGTAG
- a CDS encoding DUF4232 domain-containing protein — protein MRARKLTFAALALAAGLSLTACQNDDDAAGQADPSSGQSASSASSSGGGSDSGGTDEAGGKDSSAPDSGGSASGGSSSGGSGSGSEAKSGKCTTDGLKVTAQNTFIDGDREGSIAVGLTNTSGADCVISGFVGVDLKTNAGTISATRKGDPGDPYTLKNGKEIDSNVSYPLNKTGGSGITITGLVVTPPNETKSVTLDWPGESSLPAGDSGNGDQVLVGPIGSAGQGG, from the coding sequence ATGCGCGCTCGTAAGCTCACCTTCGCGGCCCTGGCCCTCGCCGCCGGTCTCTCGCTCACGGCCTGCCAGAACGACGACGACGCCGCGGGCCAGGCCGACCCGTCGTCCGGGCAGTCCGCGTCCTCCGCTTCCTCCTCCGGCGGTGGCTCGGACTCGGGTGGTACGGACGAGGCCGGTGGCAAGGACTCATCCGCCCCGGACTCCGGCGGCTCTGCCTCCGGCGGTTCTTCCTCCGGCGGGAGCGGGAGCGGCTCCGAGGCCAAGAGTGGCAAGTGCACCACCGACGGGCTGAAGGTCACGGCGCAGAACACCTTCATCGACGGCGACCGCGAGGGCAGCATCGCGGTGGGGCTGACGAACACCAGCGGCGCGGACTGCGTGATCTCCGGGTTCGTGGGCGTCGACCTGAAGACGAACGCGGGGACCATCTCCGCCACGCGCAAGGGTGACCCCGGTGACCCGTACACCCTCAAGAACGGCAAGGAGATCGACTCCAACGTCAGCTACCCGCTCAACAAGACGGGTGGCTCCGGCATCACCATCACCGGCCTTGTGGTGACCCCGCCGAACGAGACGAAGTCGGTCACCCTCGACTGGCCGGGCGAGAGCTCGCTGCCCGCAGGGGACAGCGGCAACGGTGACCAGGTGCTGGTCGGCCCGATCGGCAGTGCCGGCCAGGGCGGCTGA
- a CDS encoding esterase-like activity of phytase family protein translates to MKSSLFRRASLAALVLVTTVAPAVAAQSDGAAARSESVVKSRIGAQARLLGEKIVPHKLAFQGTTVGGLSGLDRNPCTGEYVAISDDRSVLQPARFYTAKIAVDGAGVHSVDFTGTHPFRQPDGSVYPPASAGDGKAVDPEEVRVDPRSCRYWWAQEGDRPKSASEPLIQPSIQFAGRRGAYRGQLPLPANYENTMTDRGLRRNKAVEAITFGDGDRVLTSAVEGPLLQDGPEPTLEHGALVRVTQQSRRGDVLGQFAYPLEKIFAASDPTSPWGPDTGVSSILAFPDDPSRYLVLERSWVAGSGYKIRLYDATTRGATDVRNVDSLAGHRVQPMRKKLIADFDDLGLSTVDNTEGMTWGPALRGGERSLVLVSDDNFADDAVTQFVALGIRSS, encoded by the coding sequence ATGAAATCTTCCTTGTTCCGCCGCGCCTCTCTCGCGGCATTGGTGCTGGTGACGACGGTGGCCCCCGCTGTGGCGGCCCAGTCGGACGGCGCCGCCGCGCGGTCGGAATCCGTTGTGAAGTCCCGCATCGGGGCGCAGGCCCGGTTGCTGGGCGAGAAGATCGTTCCGCACAAACTCGCCTTCCAGGGAACGACGGTCGGCGGTCTGTCCGGCCTCGACCGGAACCCCTGCACGGGTGAGTACGTCGCGATCAGCGACGACCGCTCTGTTCTTCAGCCCGCCCGTTTCTACACCGCGAAGATCGCAGTGGACGGCGCCGGGGTGCACTCCGTCGACTTCACCGGCACACACCCGTTCCGCCAGCCCGACGGTTCGGTCTACCCGCCGGCGAGCGCGGGGGACGGCAAGGCGGTGGACCCGGAGGAGGTGCGGGTGGACCCGCGCAGCTGCCGGTACTGGTGGGCCCAGGAGGGGGACCGGCCCAAGTCGGCGAGTGAACCGCTGATCCAGCCCTCCATCCAGTTCGCCGGCCGCCGCGGTGCCTACCGGGGACAACTGCCGCTGCCGGCCAACTACGAGAACACGATGACCGATCGGGGCCTGAGGCGGAACAAGGCCGTCGAGGCGATCACGTTCGGGGACGGGGACCGCGTGCTGACCAGCGCCGTCGAGGGCCCGCTGCTCCAGGACGGGCCGGAGCCGACCCTGGAACACGGCGCCCTGGTCCGCGTCACGCAGCAGAGCCGCAGGGGCGACGTGCTCGGGCAGTTCGCCTACCCGCTGGAGAAGATCTTCGCGGCGTCGGACCCGACCAGCCCGTGGGGGCCGGACACCGGGGTGTCCTCGATCCTCGCGTTCCCCGACGACCCCAGCCGCTATCTCGTGCTCGAACGCAGCTGGGTCGCGGGCTCCGGCTACAAGATCCGGCTCTACGACGCCACCACCCGGGGTGCGACCGACGTGCGGAACGTTGACTCGCTCGCCGGCCACCGGGTCCAGCCGATGCGGAAGAAGCTGATCGCGGACTTCGACGACCTGGGCCTGTCCACCGTCGACAACACCGAGGGCATGACGTGGGGCCCGGCCCTGCGGGGCGGCGAACGGTCGCTGGTCCTGGTCAGTGACGACAACTTCGCGGACGACGCGGTCACCCAGTTCGTCGCGCTGGGAATCCGCTCCAGCTGA
- a CDS encoding DUF4097 domain-containing protein — MTSSWNEAKGRTVRAGCALVPLLVLTACGHDGADQAQPGAAHTSSDGAFRTASLTQGSRLVITTQGGVRVVGTDDDHLTVDEAVLAHGDGDGGTYSLDLPCDEGDDRAKANCGGMPLVRVPSGVTLTVRARNAGIDVSDVRGALSLSTVNGDVTVQDAGTKNARQHLVTRNGSVRATGLKGAGIEAETVNGDVDLGCATSPGTLDGVTRNGSVRVTLPSDAPAYATDAQTVNGRSTTNIPSDASDHTHRLSLRTVNGDTEARRG, encoded by the coding sequence ATGACCTCATCGTGGAACGAAGCGAAGGGCCGCACCGTCCGGGCCGGGTGCGCGCTGGTTCCGCTGCTGGTGCTGACGGCCTGCGGGCACGACGGCGCGGACCAGGCGCAGCCCGGGGCGGCGCACACCTCGTCCGACGGGGCGTTCCGGACCGCCTCCCTCACGCAGGGGAGCCGGCTCGTCATCACCACCCAGGGCGGCGTCCGGGTCGTCGGGACGGACGACGACCACCTGACGGTGGACGAGGCAGTTCTCGCCCATGGGGACGGGGACGGGGGCACGTACAGCCTCGACCTGCCCTGCGACGAGGGCGACGACCGGGCGAAGGCGAACTGCGGCGGCATGCCGCTCGTACGCGTGCCGAGCGGCGTCACGCTCACGGTGCGGGCGCGCAACGCCGGCATCGATGTGAGCGATGTGCGGGGCGCGCTGAGCCTGAGCACCGTCAACGGCGACGTCACCGTGCAGGACGCGGGCACGAAGAACGCCCGCCAGCACCTCGTGACGCGGAACGGGTCCGTCCGCGCGACCGGCCTCAAGGGGGCCGGTATCGAGGCGGAGACGGTCAACGGCGACGTCGATCTGGGGTGCGCCACCTCGCCCGGCACGCTCGACGGCGTGACCCGCAACGGCTCCGTGCGCGTGACCCTGCCGTCCGACGCCCCCGCGTACGCGACCGACGCGCAGACCGTGAACGGCCGCTCGACCACGAACATCCCGTCCGACGCCTCGGACCACACACACCGGCTGAGCCTGCGCACCGTCAACGGCGATACCGAGGCCCGACGCGGTTAG
- a CDS encoding DUF1062 domain-containing protein — MLNTWVVMPTCLPLVLRRCHSCASGSFRANGKFRVNAHHKLLDAWLLALCTTCGETTKLTVLERAHVRSIRPELLDRMHDNDPGLTAELLQDPVLRRRNRIALDWTDAWRLDTGQPDAPDREALDVSVRFAARIPVRPLRLIADGSGLSRAETERLLAEGKLVSPVRLTGRVSGDFGFLLKR; from the coding sequence GTGCTCAACACCTGGGTTGTCATGCCCACTTGCCTGCCTCTTGTCCTGCGACGGTGCCACTCGTGCGCGTCCGGGAGCTTCCGGGCGAACGGCAAGTTCCGCGTCAACGCCCACCACAAGCTCCTCGACGCGTGGCTCCTCGCGCTCTGCACCACGTGCGGGGAGACCACCAAGCTCACGGTCCTGGAACGGGCGCACGTGCGCTCCATCCGGCCCGAACTGCTGGACCGGATGCACGACAACGATCCGGGCCTGACGGCCGAGCTGCTCCAGGACCCGGTTCTGCGGCGCCGCAACCGCATCGCCCTCGACTGGACCGACGCCTGGCGCCTCGACACGGGCCAACCGGACGCCCCGGACCGCGAAGCACTCGACGTATCGGTCCGCTTCGCGGCCCGGATACCGGTCCGTCCGCTGCGTCTGATCGCGGACGGTTCCGGCCTCTCGCGGGCCGAGACGGAACGCCTGCTCGCCGAGGGGAAACTCGTCTCACCGGTCCGCCTGACCGGACGGGTCTCCGGCGACTTCGGCTTCCTGCTGAAGCGGTGA
- a CDS encoding D-alanyl-D-alanine carboxypeptidase has product MKLGIKGIRRVSATATVALTAGAVMAGGAFATTAQAATPPTPKIVAKGGFVMNNGTGKTLFTKAADTRRSTGSTTKIMTARVVLAQKGLNLDSKVTVQKAYSDYIVSKGASSARLIVGDKVSVRQLLYGLMLPSGCDAAYALADKFGSGSTRAARVKSFIGKMNSTAKTLGLKNTHFDSFDGIGNGSNYSTPRDLTKLASSAMKYSTFRTVVKTKSTKQKVTTKSGGYRYMSWANTNKLLGTYSGAIGVKTGSGPTAKYCLVFAATRKGKTVIGTVLTSTSEANRTADAKKLMDYGFKK; this is encoded by the coding sequence TTGAAACTCGGCATTAAGGGCATAAGGCGCGTATCGGCCACCGCCACCGTAGCCCTCACCGCAGGTGCCGTCATGGCGGGCGGTGCCTTCGCCACCACGGCCCAGGCCGCCACGCCGCCGACTCCGAAGATCGTCGCCAAGGGCGGCTTCGTGATGAACAACGGCACCGGGAAGACCCTGTTCACCAAGGCCGCGGACACCCGTCGCTCCACCGGATCCACCACGAAGATCATGACGGCCCGGGTGGTCCTGGCGCAGAAGGGCCTGAACCTGGATTCCAAGGTCACGGTCCAGAAGGCCTACAGCGACTACATCGTCTCCAAGGGCGCGTCCTCGGCCCGCCTGATCGTGGGCGACAAGGTATCGGTCCGTCAGCTGCTGTACGGCCTGATGCTGCCGTCCGGCTGCGACGCCGCGTACGCGCTGGCCGACAAGTTCGGCTCCGGCTCGACGCGCGCGGCCCGGGTGAAGTCGTTCATCGGCAAGATGAACAGCACGGCCAAGACGCTCGGCCTGAAGAACACCCACTTCGACTCGTTCGACGGCATAGGGAACGGGTCCAACTACTCGACCCCGCGCGACCTGACGAAGCTCGCGAGCAGCGCGATGAAGTACTCCACGTTCCGCACGGTCGTGAAGACGAAGTCGACGAAGCAGAAGGTCACGACGAAGAGCGGCGGCTACCGCTACATGTCGTGGGCCAACACCAACAAGCTGCTGGGCACCTACAGCGGCGCGATCGGTGTGAAGACCGGCTCCGGCCCGACGGCCAAGTACTGCCTGGTCTTCGCGGCGACCCGCAAGGGCAAGACCGTCATCGGTACGGTCCTGACGTCCACGTCGGAGGCGAACCGCACGGCGGACGCGAAGAAGCTCATGGACTACGGCTTCAAGAAGTAA
- a CDS encoding GntR family transcriptional regulator has translation MPAPAASPVRPPVKRPPAAERVYTHIKDAVLDRRYEGGTLLTEGDLAEAVGVSRTPVREALLRLEVEGLIKLYPKKGALVLAVSAQEIADVVETRLLVEEFAVRKAVPASAKLIARLEELLEEQRQMSDAGDLAAVSVKDRCFHAEIVRHAGNEILSRLYDQLRDRQLRMGVAVMESHPGRIAANITEHGELLEAIRSGDADGAAQVVRRHVSRVKVLVRGEDR, from the coding sequence ATGCCTGCCCCCGCCGCGTCCCCCGTCCGTCCTCCCGTGAAGCGGCCCCCCGCCGCCGAGCGCGTCTACACCCACATCAAGGACGCGGTCCTGGACCGCCGCTACGAGGGCGGGACGCTCCTGACCGAGGGCGACCTCGCCGAGGCCGTGGGGGTCTCCCGCACGCCGGTGCGCGAGGCGCTGCTGCGGCTGGAGGTCGAGGGGCTGATCAAGCTCTATCCGAAGAAGGGCGCCCTGGTGCTCGCCGTATCCGCCCAGGAGATCGCGGACGTCGTGGAGACCCGGCTGCTGGTCGAGGAGTTCGCCGTGCGCAAGGCGGTGCCGGCGTCGGCGAAGCTGATCGCCCGGCTGGAGGAGCTCCTGGAGGAGCAGCGGCAGATGTCGGACGCCGGTGACCTGGCCGCCGTCTCCGTGAAGGACCGCTGTTTCCACGCCGAGATCGTCCGGCACGCGGGCAACGAGATCCTTTCGCGCCTCTACGACCAGCTGCGCGACCGGCAGCTGCGGATGGGCGTCGCCGTCATGGAGTCCCACCCGGGCAGGATCGCCGCCAACATCACCGAGCACGGTGAGCTGCTGGAGGCCATCAGGTCCGGCGACGCGGACGGTGCCGCGCAGGTCGTGCGGCGTCACGTCAGCCGGGTCAAGGTGCTGGTGCGGGGTGAGGACCGGTGA